In the Hordeum vulgare subsp. vulgare chromosome 7H, MorexV3_pseudomolecules_assembly, whole genome shotgun sequence genome, one interval contains:
- the LOC123408018 gene encoding chaperone protein ClpB1-like, whose amino-acid sequence MSWCSPDSMLLVGASAVATAALGWATWTLLDEFTYDKRHWGTNYNERAGIKPLDATGSLRTLDAATTDPVIGRQDEIDRVVCILCRRTKNCAALVGAAGVGKTAIVEGLAQRIAAGNVPDTLVGARIVEVDMGAMVAGTHWRGMFEQRIKDAIKEAEESEGKVILFIDEMHMIVGAGDDKEGPVDAANILKPALARGRIRCIGATTSEEYQNYIHKDAALERRFQKVVVEEPSVHATIAILQGLKHRYQEHHGVKIQDDALVAAAHLAARYITGRKFPDKAIDLMDEACATTKMHADKQTTVEIVVGPGHVARVVSRWTKIPLATLDQEEKQKLTNLAKKLHERVVGQDKAVNLVAQAILRSRVGFGPIGQPISSFLFLGPIGVGKTELAKALAEKIFDNEKALIHFDMSEYTFSGSVSRLLGGPPSYEEHRQLTEKVKRLPYSVLLFDQVDKANASVFKVFHQLLDDGMLTDDKGQAVDFKNTIIIMTSNIGAENLPSRITDENTIKSERDLVMKQVKKYVKPELINRLSEVVMFEPLSHSDLREIVKIQMNNITATVANKGISLLATDAAIDVILSESSLNPVHGARPIRRWVQNHVTSILSDMLVNGEACAGSTISIDAAEDKKGLTYQVLKKQREVEMISAMC is encoded by the exons ATGTCGTGGTGTTCCCCGGATAGCATGCTCTTGGTCGGAGCATCggccgttgctactgctgctctAGGCTGGGCAACGTGGACGTTGCTCGACGAGTTCACGTACGACAAACGCCATTGGGGCACCAACTACAACGAACGCGCGGGCATCAAGCCCTTGGACGCCACCGGCAGCCTCAGGACCTTGGACGCCGCCACGACTGATCCCGTCATTGGCCGCCAAGACGAGATCGACCGCGTCGTCTGCATCCTCTGCCGGCGCACCAAGAATTGCGCCGCGCTCGTCGGCGCCGCGGGGGTCGGCAAGACGGCCATTGTTGAGGGCCTCGCGCAGCGCATCGCCGCCGGCAACGTCCCCGACACGCTTGTCGGTGCACGCATCGTGGAGGTCGACATGGGAGCGATGGTGGCCGGGACGCACTGGCGCGGCATGTTTGAGCAGCGCATCAAAGACGCTATCAAGGAGGCAGAGGAGTCGGAAGGCAAGGTCATCTTGTTCATCGACGAGATGCACATGATTGTCGGTGCCGGCGATGATAAAGAAGGCCCTGTGGACGCCGCCAACATCCTCAAGCCGGCGTTGGCACGCGGCCGCATCCGTTGCATCGGCGCCACGACCTCCGAAGAGTATCAAAACTACATCCACAAGGATGCCGCGCTCGAGCGGCGGTTTCAAAAGGTTGTCGTGGAGGAGCCAAGCGTGCATGCGACCATTGCCATCCTGCAGGGGCTGAAGCACAGGTACCAAGAGCACCATGGTGTGAAAATCCAGGACGATGCTCTTGTAGCCGCTGCGCATCTCGCTGCCCGCTACATTACAG GCCGCAAATTCCCTGATAAAGCAATTGATCTTATGGATGAGGCATGCGCTACAACAAAGATGCACGCCGACAAACAAACGACAGTGGAAATTGTTGTTGGCCCTGGACATGTGGCACGG GTTGTGAGCCGATGGACTAAAATTCCTCTCGCTACACTTGATCAAGAGGAGAAGCAAAAGTTGACCAACCTAGCGAAAAAACTGCATGAGCGTGTTGTTGGCCAGGATAAAGCCGTTAATTTGGTTGCACAAGCAATCCTACGTTCTAGGGTAGGCTTTGGTCCAATTGGACAACCGATAAGTTCATTCCTCTTTTTGGGCCCGATTGGTGTTGGAAAGACGGAACTTGCTAAAGCCCTCGCCGAGAAGATATTTGACAACGAGAAGGCGTTGATTCACTTTGATATGTCGGAATATACTTTTAGTGGATCTGTTTCGCGTCTCCTCGGAGGACCTCCAAG CTATGAAGAACACAGACAACTCACCGAGAAAGTCAAGAGGCTCCCATATAGTGTTCTTCTTTTCGACCAAGTGGATAAAGCAAATGCATCGGTATTCAAGGTTTTTCACCAGTTGCTCGACGATGGCATGTTGACCGATGACAAAGGGCAAGCTGTAGATTTCAAGAACACAATCATCATTATGACCTCAAATATAGGAGCAGAGAACCTACCATCGAGAATCACCGACGAAAATACAATCAAATCTGAAAGAGATCTTGTCATGAAACAG GTTAAGAAGTACGTCAAGCCTGAACTTATCAATAGACTAAGTGAGGTTGTGATGTTCGAGCCACTTTCACACAGTGATTTGAGGGAGATTGTAAAAATCCAAATGAATAATATCACTGCGACAGTAGCTAACAAGGGTATCTCTCTACTTGCAACTGATGCGGCCATAGACGTGATTTTGTCAGAATCATCACTTAACCCA GTACACGGCGCAAGGCCCATAAGAAGGTGGGTGCAGAATCACGTGACCTCAATTCTCTCGGACATGCTGGTCAACGGAGAAGCCTGTGCGGGCTCGACGATCTCCATCGATGCGGCGGAAGACAAGAAGGGGCTGACGTACCAAGTCCTAAAGAAGCAGCGGGAGGTGGAGATGATTTCCGCCATGTGCTAA
- the LOC123409476 gene encoding protein CYCLOPS-like, with amino-acid sequence MEMEGRGLSDLFRNTSEEIFLKAVMENSIGVAAPPSMEMMGFRNMSQSFREDSEELFNSWLMNGEIPGFSHLNNRPRQPSRLSSEAGAFPNQQHDIARQNYLVDNLIPENCAVPPEYVNNHNQQPLKNAAEKGMQASDLLLAKTWFHCTQPMTRSRSSELRRRYAAMQSNVSPITTGTMRAANQLRLDFTNTNAANSAPMGSTPLQTSTFVSPSCSSTSPLDNPHMLAQDTVTSVVSMLKDTLERKKLSSPANRDMPHGNPFGFYDNQQFQHNILGGADMFPLVTNGHVQDSLMLPEVERPTEPNAENFVAPANQIWISAASREPSQSGSSNALTAQSAGFEVCDELRPMGQSLSVCESTRKNVANGTADCRSNGKDYGEKVLKDNLKDERKRVALSRMGSVSSEQAVDRGDPTKKRRVERTRKMAEAKERSSTPVIPTDMQAVLKRCENLEKEVRSLKLNLSFMNRKDSEQTKQIEDLQKQNEDMAEEKERLIEEIERMASGTMA; translated from the exons ATGGAGATGGAGGGCAGGGGTCTGTCTGACCTGTTCAGGAACACCAGCGAGGAGATCTTCCTCAAGGCGGTGATGGAGAACTCGATCGGAGTGGCGGCGCCGCCGAGCATGGAGATGATGGGGTTCAGAAACATGTCGCAGAGCTTCAGAGAAGACAGCGAGGAGTTGTTCAACAGCTGGCTTATGAATGGAGAG ATTCCAGGCTTTAGTCACCTGAATAATCGACCTCGACAACCATCTAG GTTGTCATCAGAAGCAGGTGCCTTTCCTAATCAACAACATGACATTGCTCGACAAAATTACCTTGTCGACAACTTGATCCCTGAGAATTGTGCAGTTCCTCCTGAATATGTGAATAACCATAACCAGCAACCACTCAA GAATGCAGCAGAGAAAGGGATGCAAGCCAGTGATCTACTTTTGGCAAAG ACCTGGTTTCACTGCACTCAACCAATGACTAGAAGCAGATCTTCAGAACTGAG GAGGCGGTATGCTGCAATGCAGAGTAATGTGTCACCAATAACTACAGGAACTATGAGAGCAGCAAACCAATTGAGACTAGATTTTACCAACACAAATGCAGCAAACAGTGCCCCAATGGGTAGCACTCCACTTCAGACTTCGACATTTGTATCTCCTTCATGTTCATCGACGTCTCCTTTGGACAATCCTCATATGCTAGCTCAAGATACTGTTACATCAGTGGTGAGCATGCTCAAGGATACGCTCGAGCGTAAGAAGCTCAGTAGCCCTGCCAACAGAGATATGCCACATGGCAACCCTTTTGGCTTTTACGACAACCAGCAGTTTCAACATAACATTCTTGGAGGAGCAGATATGTTCCCCCTGGTGACAAATGGACATGTTCAGGACTCTCTGATGCTTCCTGAAGTCGAGAGGCCCACCGAACCAAACGCCGAGAACTTTGTTGCTCCTGCAAACCAGATTTGGATCAGTGCAGCGTCTCGTGAACCTTCACAGAGTGGATCATCTAATGCTCTGACGGCTCAATCAGCCGGTTTTGAAGTATGTGATGAGCTACGTCCTATGGGGCAATCATTGTCTGTGTGTGAGAGCACTAGAAAAAATGTTGCAAATGGGACAGCTGACTGCAGATCAAACGGCAAAG ATTACGGCGAGAAGGTACTAAAAGATAATTTGAAAGATGAAAGAAAG AGAGTGGCCCTGTCACGAATGGGGTCCGTCTCATCAGAACAAGCAG TTGATAGAGGAGATCCTACGAAGAAACGCAGGGTTGAGCGCACACGCAA AATGGCAGAAGCAAAGGAAAGAAGTTCCACCCCGGTAATACCAACCGACATGCAAGCGGTGCTCAAGCGCTGCGAAAACCTAGAGAAGGAGGTCAGGTCACTAAAGCTTAACTTGTCATTCATGAACCG GAAGGATTCAGAACAGACGAAGCAGATCGAGGATCTTCAGAAGCAAAACGAGGACATGGCAGAAGAGAAAGAGAGGCTGATAGAGGAGATCGAACGAATGGCCTCTGGCACCATGGCGTGA
- the LOC123410198 gene encoding 60S ribosomal protein L22-like: MVVALGPGRFYGGGLPRPRVFPGDRVDPPAPVTDALLCWARDAHWSMGGLGAKRLRLQGRIEGNLVKLRRTARRDARGSGKSAKSSKVRAAGHGPAPATLDDALGSDDDDSEDEAEVAAQEKALRRDVVDDDEESESGESEGEEVPLVTIAAAAKRKRARKLSDEFDRIAAAQQEDGRKKKPSAVAPAKAPLRKKAASAVAAPAPAPEAPAKKSLKRKAVAPAAGSAERTSPKRKAAEAPAARRTSPRSKH, translated from the coding sequence ATGGTGGTCGCGCTCGGTCCCGGCAGGTTCTACGGCGGCGGCCTCCCGCGCCCGCGCGTCTTCCCCGGCGACCGTGTCGACCCGCCGGCCCCCGTCACCGACGCGCTCCTCTGCTGGGCGCGCGACGCGCACTGGTCCATGGGCGGCCTCGGCGCCAAGCGCCTCCGCCTGCAGGGTCGCATCGAGGGCAACCTCGTCAAGCTCCGCCGCACCGCGCGCCGCGACGCCAGGGGCTCCGGTAAGTCCGCCAAGTCCTCCAAGGTCCGAGCCGCGGGCCACGGGCCTGCCCCGGCCACCCTCGACGACGCGCTAGGCTCCGACGACGACGATTCGGAGGACGAGGCGGAGGTCGCGGCCCAGGAGAAGGCGCTGCGGCGCGATGTCGTGGATGACGACGAGGAGTCAGAGTCCGGCGAGTCCGAGGGAGAGGAGGTGCCGCTCGTcaccatcgccgccgccgccaagagGAAGCGCGCCAGGAAGCTTTCCGACGAGTTCGACCGCATCGCCGCCGCGCAGCAGGAGGACGGCAGGAAGAAGAAGCCCTCTGCCGTGGCTCCGGCCAAGGCGCCGCTGAGGAAGAAGGCTGCTTCTGCTGTGGCGGCCCCTGCTCCTGCCCCTGAGGCACCGGCGAAGAAGTCGCTGAAGAGGAAGGCGGTGGCGCCGGCGGCTGGGTCAGCGGAGAGGACCTCACCGAAGAGGAAGGCCGCTGAGGCACCGGCGGCAAGGAGGACCTCGCCGAGGTCGAAGCACTGA